The Triticum aestivum cultivar Chinese Spring chromosome 7B, IWGSC CS RefSeq v2.1, whole genome shotgun sequence genome window below encodes:
- the LOC123161026 gene encoding transcription factor KUA1, which translates to MTRDGVPPAAPAGGGAGDGPRRCSQCGHHGHNSRTCTARPVKLFGVRIGDKPIRKSVSMGNLAQLAEGSGGARAEGYGSEGDDDKPHRKRGESWSEEEHKNFLLGLNKLGKGDWRGISRNYVVSRTPTQVASHAQKYFIRQTNVNRRKRRSSLFDMVIEDPGDQPLSRSSSQEMPLSRSSSQDVEEFVDDLRPVTAPVTPPAPMPVIASVSVPPPVPVMAPPAPVPMLTYGSAPSPVLAMAHQPQGNESAGSSSIAGEAGMVMPQVMPPYGYPPPMMIPTPHYVQAVFPFPYYGYAPMFYGPPVSMQASSPGTVQASHEPVRPVAVHSAPPVNVEDLYNMSKLNLKGDSSTNGVAPKLALPPNPNGRPERQSAFHGKGPENGSSNGLIPTK; encoded by the exons ATGACGCGGGACGGCGTGCCACCGGCGGCGCCTGCCGGCGGCGGTGCGGGGGACGGGCCGAGGCGGTGCTCGCAGTGCGGGCACCACGGGCACAACTCCCGCACGTGCACGGCGCGCCCCGTGAAGCTCTTCGGCGTGCGCATCGGCGACAAGCCAATCAGGAAGAGCGTCAGCATGGGCAACCTCGCGCAGCTCGCGGAGGGTAGCGGCGGTGCCAGGGCCGAGGGGTACGGCTCCGAGGGCGACGATGACAAACCCCACAGGAAGCGAG GTGAGTCATGGTCAGAAGAGGAGCACAAAAATTTTCTACTTGGATTGAACAAATTAGGAAAAGGTGATTGGCGTGGCATATCCCGTAATTATGTTGTCTCGAGGACACCTACTCAAGTTGCTAGCCATGCTCAGAAGTATTTCATTCGCCAAACAAATGTTAATAGGAGAAAGAGAAGATCAAGCCTCTTCGATATGGTTATTGAGGAT CCTGGTGACCAGCCACTCTCCCGTTCATCGTCACAAGAGATGCCGCTCTCCCGTTCATCTTCACAAGATGTAGAAGAGTTCGTAGATGATCTACGACCTGTTACTGCTCCTGTGACACCACCCGCTCCTATGCCCGTGATAGCATCTGTTTCCGTCCCACCACCAGTGCCAGTAATGGCACCACCTGCTCCTGTGCCTATGCTAACATATGGATCAGCCCCATCGCCAGTTCTAGCAATGGCACATCAACCTCAGGGCAATGAATCGGCTGGTTCAAGTTCAATTGCTGGAGAAGCAGGGATGGTGATGCCACAAGTGATGCCCCCATATGGTTATCCTCCTCCAATGATGATTCCTACACCTCACTATGTCCAAGCAGTTTTTCCGTTTCCATACTATGGCTATGCTCCAATGTTCTATGGGCCACCAGTCTCTATGCAAGCATCATCACCAGGTACAGTACAAGCATCACATGAGCCTGTCAGGCCTGTTGCCGTGCACTCAGCTCCCCCGGTAAATGTTGAAGACCTGTACAACATGTCCAAACTCAACCTGAAGGGTGACTCAAGTACCAACGGTGTTGCGCCTAAATTGGCGTTGCCTCCAAATCCAAATGGGAGACCAGAGAGGCAATCTGCTTTCCATGGAAAAGGGCCTGAGAATGGCTCATCGAACGGACTAATCCCGACAAAATGA